A window of the Desulfotignum phosphitoxidans DSM 13687 genome harbors these coding sequences:
- the recD gene encoding exodeoxyribonuclease V subunit alpha, which produces MCLFCAFTGMLKTHPENSDVLNRLHAREAISHLDYYFAAHVARVFACEDPLVKMTCALVSSALARGHVCLDLKALSGRMIPGLKKDGPQIRLPQFKPWRTALAAAPMVGRPEDKDLCRLPLVLDTDGCLYLAKYFDFQERLVKNLSERIQTRSHPVAPKFIRSRIQQHFSGDPEQTRPQRQAVATALQSNFTVISGGPGTGKTYITRIIREILQAHAQALHQPAVRFLSLAPTGRAASRLQDGATIHSALIPRKHGPGFVHGKNNPLVADVVIIDEASMIDLALMTRLMEAIPPSARVILLGDDHQLSPVQAGAVFSEICRTDVMAPLVVSLTYNFRSRGKTGIENLATAIRENDADETTRILTSNQYPDLVYESPGNDGHAVLEKYIRSGYGPFMAQQDMAGALDAMDRFKILCAHNIGESGTLQINHICEKILRRPRHSAITDRSVKQMIMINTNDYDRGVFNGDTGVVLQDKQGLVAGFRMEDGTIRKFGIMDLPSHEPAFGITIHKSQGSEFETVLILIPNTVSRVMTRQLLYTGVTRARRKVVILGSLTVIQEAISQSLEQTCRVSARLARERDLLAPVVTMEV; this is translated from the coding sequence ATGTGCCTTTTTTGCGCATTCACCGGTATGTTGAAGACGCATCCAGAAAACAGTGATGTTCTGAACCGGCTGCATGCCCGGGAAGCGATTTCTCATCTGGATTATTATTTTGCCGCGCATGTGGCCCGGGTGTTTGCCTGTGAGGATCCGCTGGTAAAGATGACATGTGCCCTGGTATCCAGTGCCCTGGCCCGGGGGCATGTGTGTCTTGATTTAAAGGCACTGTCCGGCCGGATGATCCCTGGGCTGAAAAAAGACGGGCCCCAGATCCGGCTGCCGCAATTCAAACCATGGCGGACCGCATTGGCCGCCGCACCTATGGTGGGGAGACCGGAAGATAAAGATTTATGCCGATTGCCCCTGGTGCTGGATACGGACGGATGCCTGTATCTGGCCAAATATTTTGATTTCCAGGAACGTCTGGTAAAAAATCTTTCTGAACGGATCCAGACCCGTTCCCACCCGGTGGCACCAAAGTTTATCCGTTCACGGATCCAGCAGCATTTTTCCGGGGATCCAGAGCAGACCCGGCCCCAGAGGCAGGCCGTGGCCACGGCCCTGCAATCTAATTTTACCGTGATATCCGGGGGACCGGGCACGGGAAAAACCTATATCACCCGGATTATCCGGGAGATTCTACAGGCCCATGCCCAGGCATTGCACCAGCCGGCGGTAAGGTTTCTTTCACTGGCCCCCACCGGCCGGGCCGCTTCCCGGCTTCAGGACGGGGCCACCATTCACTCAGCCCTGATTCCCCGAAAACATGGGCCGGGTTTTGTCCATGGGAAAAATAATCCGCTGGTGGCGGATGTGGTGATCATCGATGAAGCGTCCATGATCGATCTGGCTTTGATGACCCGGTTGATGGAGGCCATTCCGCCGTCCGCCCGGGTGATTCTGCTGGGAGATGACCATCAGCTGTCTCCGGTCCAGGCCGGGGCCGTGTTCAGTGAAATCTGCCGAACCGATGTCATGGCTCCGCTGGTGGTCTCATTGACGTACAATTTCAGATCCCGGGGTAAAACCGGGATTGAAAATCTGGCCACAGCCATCCGGGAAAATGATGCGGATGAAACCACCCGGATTCTGACTTCAAATCAATATCCGGATCTGGTCTATGAATCGCCTGGAAATGACGGCCATGCCGTGCTTGAAAAATATATCCGGTCAGGGTATGGGCCGTTCATGGCCCAGCAGGATATGGCGGGTGCGCTGGATGCCATGGACCGGTTCAAAATTTTGTGTGCACACAATATCGGCGAATCCGGAACATTACAAATTAATCATATTTGTGAAAAGATTTTGCGCAGACCGAGACATTCTGCTATAACCGACCGGTCTGTGAAACAGATGATCATGATCAATACCAATGATTATGACCGAGGGGTGTTTAACGGAGATACAGGGGTTGTTCTCCAGGATAAACAAGGTCTTGTGGCGGGTTTCAGAATGGAAGACGGCACGATCCGGAAATTCGGAATCATGGATCTGCCTTCCCATGAGCCTGCCTTTGGGATCACTATACATAAAAGCCAGGGATCGGAATTTGAAACGGTTCTGATCCTTATTCCCAACACTGTGTCCCGGGTGATGACCCGGCAGCTTCTGTATACCGGGGTCACAAGAGCCAGAAGAAAAGTGGTGATTCTTGGATCTTTGACAGTGATTCAAGAGGCCATCTCCCAGTCCCTGGAACAGACCTGCCGGGTTTCTGCACGGCTGGCCCGGGAAAGGGATCTTTTGGCACCGGTTGTTACCATGGAGGTATGA
- the resB gene encoding cytochrome c biogenesis protein ResB, which translates to MKNKDGISRQIWVFFCSVKLTVYILVLLAVTSIIGTVVLQNGSPQQYVNLYGEGIYNLIQVFDLDDMYHAWWFLLLLLVLCINITVCSVERLSLLWKTIFPGRVRFNVNRYLKSKSSQTIDTTSSVKPLLEPCESWLAKQAGPVIRQTDGQTTYLYAEKGRWTRLGVFVVHASVLLLLAGALIGAVFGFKANVRIDEGTQTGRVFESKTREPITLDFIIRCNEFDVSFYENGAPEEFRSNLTIIEGGQESLTTDIRVNHPLRYKGINIFQSSYGTAAPDTVTMQMVDNQSGAEILRDIRIGETIDLPDGAGQFTLQGFLPHFEFREHDLGETFFGLVTLAGETGFQIGMPIQFPTFDKMRKGRFTFVVTDFEKRYYTGLQVTKDPGVWYVYAGFILMILGCWVTFFMSHQSFLLTLSPRETGGTRVVLSGKSSRNSRSMTLKLKQMATRLENQLNKGE; encoded by the coding sequence TTGAAAAATAAAGACGGTATTTCCCGCCAGATCTGGGTGTTTTTTTGTTCCGTCAAACTAACCGTGTATATTCTGGTCCTGCTGGCAGTGACTTCGATTATCGGGACGGTGGTGCTTCAGAACGGATCCCCCCAGCAGTATGTGAATCTGTACGGAGAAGGGATTTATAACCTGATTCAGGTGTTTGATCTTGATGACATGTATCATGCCTGGTGGTTTTTGCTGCTTTTGCTGGTTTTGTGCATCAATATCACGGTTTGTTCCGTGGAGCGGTTGTCCCTGTTATGGAAAACCATTTTTCCGGGCCGGGTCCGTTTCAATGTCAACCGGTATTTGAAATCAAAATCCAGTCAGACCATCGATACGACATCATCGGTCAAGCCGTTGCTTGAACCCTGCGAAAGCTGGCTTGCCAAACAGGCAGGACCGGTCATTCGGCAAACCGATGGCCAGACCACCTATCTGTATGCGGAAAAAGGGCGATGGACCCGATTAGGGGTGTTTGTGGTGCATGCCAGTGTGCTGCTGCTTCTGGCCGGTGCCTTGATCGGTGCGGTTTTCGGGTTCAAAGCCAATGTCAGAATCGATGAGGGAACCCAGACCGGCCGGGTGTTTGAGAGCAAAACCAGGGAACCCATAACACTGGATTTCATCATCCGGTGCAATGAATTTGACGTGTCATTTTACGAGAACGGAGCCCCGGAAGAATTCCGTTCCAATCTCACGATCATTGAAGGCGGGCAGGAAAGCCTGACCACCGATATCCGGGTCAATCATCCGCTGCGGTACAAAGGGATCAACATTTTTCAATCTTCCTACGGCACGGCCGCACCGGACACCGTAACCATGCAGATGGTTGACAATCAAAGTGGTGCGGAAATCCTTCGGGATATCCGGATCGGCGAAACCATAGATCTGCCGGACGGGGCAGGGCAGTTCACGCTTCAGGGATTTCTTCCCCATTTTGAGTTCCGGGAGCATGATCTGGGAGAAACTTTTTTCGGACTGGTGACCCTGGCCGGGGAAACCGGTTTTCAGATCGGGATGCCCATACAGTTCCCCACCTTTGACAAGATGCGAAAAGGCCGGTTTACTTTTGTTGTGACCGATTTTGAAAAACGGTATTATACCGGGCTCCAGGTTACCAAAGATCCGGGGGTGTGGTATGTTTATGCCGGATTCATTCTCATGATCCTGGGATGCTGGGTCACTTTTTTCATGTCCCATCAATCGTTTCTTCTCACGCTGTCACCCCGGGAAACCGGGGGAACCCGGGTGGTTTTGTCCGGTAAATCCAGCCGCAACAGCCGGAGCATGACACTGAAACTCAAACAAATGGCGACCCGCCTGGAAAATCAATTAAACAAGGGTGAATAA
- the ccsB gene encoding c-type cytochrome biogenesis protein CcsB: protein MNSAFALSSTTFLYGLAMVCYAGAFAFKKKMPATAGFYVLAIGLVLNTAGIGLRWVESYQMGIGRAPFSNMYESLIFFSWTMTALYLYVEIKYKEQGFGVFVSPLIFLAIAYASFDPSMSAKINPLIPALKSNWLIAHVVTCFLGYAGFALAFGLSLTYYVKPGQPDQNSIFSRLPDGEVIDELTYQMVVFGFLFLTIGIITGAVWANSAWGKYWSWDPKETWSLITWFVYAIFLHLRLMRGWHGRNLALVSITGFMAVLFTYFGVNFLLSGLHSYA, encoded by the coding sequence ATGAATAGTGCGTTTGCGTTGTCTTCGACCACTTTTTTGTACGGCCTGGCAATGGTGTGTTATGCCGGAGCGTTTGCTTTCAAGAAAAAAATGCCTGCCACTGCCGGGTTTTATGTGCTGGCCATCGGACTGGTTCTGAATACGGCCGGGATCGGACTGCGGTGGGTGGAATCTTACCAGATGGGGATCGGCCGTGCCCCGTTTTCAAACATGTATGAATCTCTGATCTTTTTTTCCTGGACCATGACCGCTTTGTATCTGTATGTGGAAATTAAATATAAGGAACAGGGGTTCGGGGTGTTTGTCTCCCCCTTGATTTTTCTGGCCATTGCCTATGCCTCGTTTGACCCGAGCATGAGTGCCAAGATCAATCCGTTGATTCCGGCGTTGAAAAGCAACTGGCTCATTGCCCATGTGGTAACCTGTTTTCTGGGGTATGCCGGATTTGCCCTGGCTTTCGGACTCAGTCTCACCTATTACGTGAAACCCGGGCAACCGGATCAAAACTCGATTTTTTCACGACTGCCGGACGGCGAGGTCATTGATGAACTCACCTATCAGATGGTGGTGTTCGGGTTTCTTTTTTTGACCATCGGCATCATCACAGGCGCCGTCTGGGCCAACTCCGCCTGGGGCAAATACTGGTCCTGGGACCCCAAAGAAACCTGGTCTCTGATCACCTGGTTCGTGTATGCCATTTTCCTTCATCTGCGGCTGATGCGGGGCTGGCATGGCCGCAATCTGGCACTGGTGTCCATCACCGGTTTCATGGCGGTGTTATTCACCTATTTCGGGGTCAATTTTCTGTTGTCCGGACTTCACAGCTACGCCTGA
- the qrcA gene encoding menaquinone reductase multiheme cytochrome c subunit QrcA has product MSEIENKTEHGSMDGATAGTAGDPKNDTGLGLGVIFFIVAFLICFLSGWLLFPKLLYSKHEQPFNFDHVLHVEETGDCESCHYLREDGTFSGIPKTESCLDCHTDEPMGDTKDEAIFAAEYVAKEQEVSWYVYARQPDCVFFSHAAHINAAGMDCKSCHGPIEETRTSRPYEENRLTGYSRDIWGKNIWGIKKNPWDRMKMNDCAVCHEKETGHKGYCFQCHK; this is encoded by the coding sequence ATGAGTGAAATAGAAAACAAAACTGAACACGGTTCCATGGATGGTGCAACAGCAGGCACTGCCGGAGACCCGAAAAATGACACAGGCCTGGGGCTGGGTGTCATTTTTTTTATTGTGGCATTTCTGATATGCTTCCTGTCCGGCTGGCTCCTGTTCCCCAAACTGCTTTATTCCAAACACGAGCAACCTTTTAATTTCGACCACGTGCTCCATGTGGAGGAAACCGGGGACTGTGAATCCTGTCATTATCTCCGGGAAGACGGTACGTTTTCAGGGATTCCCAAAACCGAATCCTGTCTGGACTGTCACACGGATGAGCCCATGGGGGATACAAAAGATGAGGCCATATTCGCAGCCGAATATGTGGCAAAAGAACAGGAGGTTTCCTGGTATGTATATGCCCGGCAGCCGGATTGCGTTTTCTTTTCCCATGCCGCCCATATCAATGCCGCAGGTATGGACTGTAAATCCTGTCACGGCCCCATCGAAGAAACCAGAACGTCCCGGCCCTATGAGGAAAACCGCCTTACCGGTTACAGCCGGGATATATGGGGAAAAAATATCTGGGGCATCAAGAAAAATCCCTGGGACCGCATGAAAATGAATGACTGCGCGGTGTGTCATGAGAAGGAAACCGGCCATAAAGGCTATTGCTTCCAGTGCCACAAATAG
- the qrcB gene encoding menaquinone reductase molybdopterin-binding-like subunit QrcB, with translation MKVDRRSFLGLGIGAVAGIAISPVGAKLTDDFSIWTQNWPWTPVPPDGEVSYDRTVCHLCPGTCGISVRKIDDRPVKIEGLDSYPVNNGGVCLHGIAGLQYLYDPSRVKSPLKKINNRFVPISWDEALTLVGDRLGELRNDQNPEALACITGSDQGSVPGLFNHFMAAFGSPNYLTMPDLESWLVRTAKTLHGDAYTLGFDIDHSDFILSFGAGLIDGWGSPVACIQAMGNRRQRQATLVQIEPRLSNTAAGASQWIPINPGTEADLAMGMCAVLLKENRFDPVFAQGFKGGFMRFTAMVQKEYPLDKVAGVTGISAADIQKTAVAFAKAKMPVALPGKGRGEGAQNLKEFAAVHTLNCLSGNVNKQGGTFVKPLPKYLNFPDPVQDAVALKGAAAAPLAGSVQELVTRIDKSGESPVKALLVYNANPCFALNDPFRILAAFEKIPFKVCVTSFMDETAMASDVILPVSTFLERMEDVPSKAGLAATVVGLSKPMVKPVFNTRSPGDVVIGMARALGGDMAKSFAWDSYDACLEQVTARIWGPLVRKGHVVLSENPPAGSVETDFEFLAENPVTVKPAGDLEFTLIPIDYFRVPPTVPAPSPFAIKTVSDRILRGTDMFVEINPQSAKNLKDGGFATLTTPAGSVPVRVHFNDGIMPGVIGMVKGLGHTLDNRYVSGKGVNINALISPKIEPNSGMDAAFGIKAGISKA, from the coding sequence ATGAAAGTTGACAGACGAAGCTTCTTGGGATTGGGAATCGGCGCAGTTGCAGGTATTGCCATCTCCCCTGTCGGAGCCAAGCTCACGGATGATTTTTCCATCTGGACCCAGAACTGGCCATGGACACCGGTTCCGCCGGATGGAGAAGTCTCCTATGACCGCACTGTATGCCATTTGTGCCCCGGTACCTGCGGTATTTCAGTGAGAAAAATTGACGACCGTCCGGTAAAGATTGAAGGCCTGGACTCCTATCCGGTGAACAACGGCGGGGTGTGTCTGCATGGGATTGCCGGACTTCAATACCTGTATGATCCCAGCCGGGTGAAATCACCTTTGAAAAAAATCAATAACCGGTTCGTGCCCATCTCATGGGACGAGGCTCTCACCCTGGTGGGGGACCGGCTGGGTGAACTTCGAAACGATCAGAATCCGGAAGCCCTGGCCTGTATCACCGGTTCGGACCAGGGGTCGGTCCCGGGCCTGTTCAACCATTTTATGGCCGCATTCGGTTCTCCCAATTATTTGACCATGCCGGATCTTGAATCCTGGCTGGTCCGGACGGCCAAAACCCTGCACGGGGATGCATATACCCTGGGATTTGATATTGATCACTCCGATTTCATCTTAAGTTTCGGTGCCGGACTGATTGACGGATGGGGGTCTCCGGTGGCATGTATCCAGGCCATGGGCAACCGAAGACAAAGACAAGCCACCCTGGTTCAGATCGAACCCCGGCTTTCCAATACCGCTGCCGGTGCCAGTCAATGGATTCCCATCAACCCGGGCACTGAAGCGGACCTGGCCATGGGCATGTGCGCGGTTCTGCTCAAGGAAAACCGGTTTGATCCGGTGTTTGCCCAGGGGTTCAAAGGCGGATTCATGCGGTTTACTGCCATGGTACAAAAAGAATATCCCCTGGACAAGGTTGCCGGAGTCACCGGCATCAGTGCCGCGGACATCCAGAAAACCGCCGTCGCATTTGCCAAGGCAAAAATGCCTGTGGCTCTGCCGGGAAAAGGACGGGGTGAAGGGGCCCAGAACCTCAAGGAATTTGCCGCGGTTCACACGCTGAACTGCCTGAGCGGCAATGTCAACAAACAAGGCGGGACGTTTGTCAAGCCGCTTCCAAAATATCTGAACTTTCCGGATCCGGTGCAGGATGCCGTGGCGTTGAAAGGTGCGGCTGCTGCCCCGCTGGCAGGTTCGGTTCAGGAACTGGTGACCCGGATTGATAAATCGGGCGAATCGCCGGTAAAAGCGTTGCTGGTCTACAATGCCAATCCCTGTTTTGCCCTGAATGATCCTTTTCGGATTCTGGCCGCATTTGAAAAAATTCCGTTTAAGGTCTGTGTGACGTCGTTCATGGATGAAACCGCCATGGCATCGGATGTGATTCTGCCGGTATCCACATTTCTGGAACGTATGGAAGATGTGCCTTCAAAAGCCGGCCTGGCCGCAACCGTGGTGGGGCTTTCAAAACCCATGGTAAAGCCGGTGTTCAACACCCGCAGTCCCGGAGATGTGGTGATTGGAATGGCCCGGGCTCTGGGCGGCGACATGGCCAAAAGTTTTGCCTGGGACAGTTATGATGCCTGCCTGGAACAGGTGACCGCCAGAATCTGGGGGCCTTTGGTTCGAAAAGGCCATGTGGTGCTGTCTGAGAATCCGCCAGCCGGATCCGTTGAAACGGATTTCGAGTTTCTGGCAGAAAATCCGGTGACGGTGAAACCGGCAGGCGACCTGGAATTTACCCTGATTCCCATTGACTATTTCCGGGTACCGCCCACAGTGCCGGCACCCTCTCCCTTTGCCATCAAAACCGTGTCCGACCGGATTCTCAGGGGAACGGACATGTTTGTGGAAATCAATCCCCAATCCGCTAAAAATCTGAAAGACGGTGGATTTGCCACGTTGACGACCCCTGCGGGATCCGTCCCGGTGCGGGTGCATTTCAATGACGGGATCATGCCCGGTGTCATCGGTATGGTCAAAGGCCTTGGACACACCCTGGACAACAGATATGTGTCAGGCAAGGGGGTGAATATCAATGCATTGATTTCACCGAAAATCGAGCCGAATTCAGGTATGGATGCCGCTTTTGGTATCAAAGCCGGAATTTCAAAGGCCTAA
- the qrcC gene encoding menaquinone reductase iron-sulfur cluster-binding subunit QrcC, which produces MIHDKKAHKYGMVIDLDKCTGCGTCAVSCMSENNVPFKEDESDKKDSITWMRVYRLTNNKPFPDTEVAFLPRPCQHCGGKGDHGHSPCVSVCPATATDYGYDTGIVSQIYTRCFGCRYCMAACPYHARYFNWWDPVWPEGMEKYLSPNVSPRMRGVVEKCSFCYHRYQLAREKAYANGSDEIPEADYQTACTTACPAGAIVFGDLNNPSHKVHQIVKPDPHPDPLNPDVVGKSRNPKVFRLLERLGTNPKVYYMSEREWVRKLGDHYLDGEWDKVKNVYGSASHE; this is translated from the coding sequence ATGATACACGATAAAAAAGCACACAAATACGGCATGGTGATCGATCTGGACAAATGCACCGGGTGTGGTACCTGTGCGGTATCCTGCATGTCTGAGAACAATGTGCCGTTCAAGGAGGATGAGTCCGATAAAAAGGACAGCATCACCTGGATGCGGGTTTACCGGCTGACCAATAACAAACCGTTCCCGGATACTGAGGTGGCATTTCTGCCCAGACCCTGCCAACACTGCGGCGGGAAAGGAGACCACGGCCATTCCCCCTGCGTATCGGTCTGTCCTGCCACCGCCACGGATTACGGGTATGATACCGGGATCGTTTCCCAGATTTACACAAGATGTTTCGGATGCCGGTACTGCATGGCGGCCTGCCCGTATCACGCCCGGTATTTTAACTGGTGGGATCCGGTCTGGCCCGAAGGCATGGAAAAATATCTGAGCCCCAATGTATCCCCGCGGATGCGGGGGGTGGTGGAAAAATGCAGTTTCTGTTATCACCGGTATCAGCTGGCCCGGGAAAAAGCCTATGCAAACGGGTCGGATGAAATCCCGGAAGCGGATTACCAGACCGCCTGCACCACGGCGTGTCCTGCCGGGGCCATTGTTTTCGGTGATTTGAACAATCCCTCTCACAAGGTTCATCAGATTGTCAAACCGGACCCGCATCCCGACCCGCTGAATCCGGATGTAGTGGGAAAATCCAGAAATCCCAAAGTGTTCCGGCTGCTGGAACGGCTCGGGACCAATCCCAAAGTGTATTACATGTCTGAACGGGAATGGGTCCGCAAGCTGGGAGATCACTATCTGGACGGGGAATGGGACAAAGTGAAAAACGTCTATGGGTCGGCTTCCCATGAATAG
- the qrcD gene encoding menaquinone reductase integral membrane subunit QrcD: MDAALIPEGAKRCSFPKFMLGIAIVGAVLLWGVYAMLLCWFKGLNQTNMNDYYGFALWIWADLAVIAVGGGAFFTGLLKYIFKIDELKNIINFAVIIGFICYSSALLILAIDIGQPLRGWFIFWHANVHSMLTEVAFCLSCYFAVLTIEFIPNILENRQLNKVPFFHHLAHNMHGVMAIFAATGAFLSFFHQGSLGGVAGVMYGRPFAFREGLLIWPWSFFLFTWSAAAFGPCFTLLVTRITEGVTGKKLVKDNVVHLLAKISGWMIFTYMIAKIIDTWYWAYYTAPGLGFELSHFYTSNGFYGYWILVAEVIVCGVIPGLLLITKTTRENPTFRLIAIVLAVIGVCLNRWVMVLQIMAVPVMPFDTWALYIPSWQEVATTILPVAYGIILIAVAYRYLPVFPQELELNRRSEVRES, from the coding sequence ATGGATGCTGCATTAATACCTGAAGGTGCAAAACGGTGTTCATTCCCCAAATTTATGCTGGGGATCGCCATTGTGGGGGCTGTCCTGCTCTGGGGCGTCTATGCCATGCTGCTGTGCTGGTTCAAGGGATTGAATCAGACCAACATGAACGATTACTATGGGTTTGCCTTGTGGATCTGGGCGGACCTGGCAGTGATCGCGGTGGGAGGCGGCGCTTTTTTTACCGGATTGCTCAAATATATTTTTAAAATTGATGAACTGAAAAACATTATCAACTTTGCCGTGATCATCGGGTTTATCTGCTACAGCTCCGCCCTGCTGATTCTGGCCATTGATATCGGGCAGCCGTTGCGGGGATGGTTTATTTTCTGGCATGCCAATGTGCATTCCATGCTCACGGAAGTGGCGTTCTGTCTGTCCTGTTATTTTGCGGTGCTGACCATTGAATTCATTCCCAATATCCTGGAAAACCGGCAGCTCAACAAAGTGCCTTTTTTCCATCATCTGGCCCATAACATGCACGGCGTGATGGCCATTTTTGCCGCCACCGGTGCATTTTTGTCCTTTTTCCATCAGGGGTCTTTGGGTGGGGTGGCCGGTGTGATGTACGGCCGGCCGTTTGCGTTCCGGGAAGGGTTGCTGATCTGGCCCTGGTCGTTTTTTCTGTTCACCTGGTCGGCCGCGGCTTTTGGTCCCTGCTTTACCCTGCTGGTCACGCGGATCACCGAGGGGGTGACCGGTAAAAAACTGGTCAAGGACAATGTGGTGCATCTGCTGGCCAAAATCTCCGGATGGATGATTTTCACCTATATGATCGCCAAAATTATCGATACCTGGTACTGGGCATACTACACGGCACCGGGACTGGGGTTTGAGCTGAGCCATTTTTATACCAGCAACGGGTTTTACGGGTATTGGATTCTGGTGGCGGAAGTGATTGTCTGCGGTGTGATTCCAGGCCTTTTGCTGATCACTAAAACAACCCGGGAAAATCCCACCTTCAGACTGATTGCCATTGTTCTCGCGGTGATCGGCGTGTGTCTCAACCGGTGGGTCATGGTGCTTCAGATTATGGCGGTACCGGTGATGCCTTTTGATACATGGGCGCTGTATATCCCGTCCTGGCAGGAAGTGGCCACCACCATTCTGCCGGTGGCTTACGGCATCATCCTGATTGCGGTGGCATACCGGTATCTGCCGGTATTTCCCCAGGAACTGGAACTGAATCGTCGGTCCGAGGTCCGGGAATCTTAA
- a CDS encoding alpha/beta fold hydrolase, whose translation MTQFLPVDNTRYEIRWYRYGKKNRPVLVFLHEGLGCVKLWKSFPERLAQQTACDAFVFSRTGYGESDPEPLPWKPNFMHTQALKALPGILAAAGIDTYILIGHSDGGSIALIHAGTPHAAPGLKAVITEAAHVFCEPVTLASIRAAKTAYVSRNLKEKLARYHKANTDNAFWGWNNAWLNPRFAYWDIQKFLPRIQVPVLALQGKTDPYGTPAQLTAIRNHITHCDTRLIPDCGHAPHMEQPDLAMAQMTDFIKAHLE comes from the coding sequence GTGACCCAGTTTCTGCCCGTCGACAACACCCGGTATGAGATCCGCTGGTATCGTTATGGAAAAAAAAACCGGCCCGTACTGGTGTTTCTCCATGAAGGCTTAGGCTGTGTCAAACTGTGGAAATCATTTCCCGAACGCCTGGCCCAACAAACCGCCTGTGACGCGTTTGTATTTTCCCGCACCGGATATGGTGAATCCGACCCTGAACCGTTGCCGTGGAAACCCAATTTCATGCATACCCAGGCGTTAAAGGCATTGCCCGGCATACTTGCCGCAGCAGGCATTGACACCTACATTCTGATCGGGCATTCCGACGGCGGGTCCATTGCCCTGATTCATGCGGGCACCCCACATGCCGCACCCGGACTGAAAGCCGTGATCACTGAAGCGGCCCATGTATTCTGTGAACCCGTCACTCTGGCTTCCATCCGGGCGGCAAAAACCGCTTATGTCAGCCGGAATCTCAAAGAAAAACTGGCCAGATACCACAAGGCAAACACGGACAATGCCTTCTGGGGATGGAACAATGCCTGGCTGAATCCACGATTTGCGTACTGGGACATCCAGAAATTTCTGCCCCGCATTCAGGTGCCGGTACTGGCCCTTCAGGGCAAAACGGACCCATATGGCACCCCGGCTCAACTGACGGCCATCCGAAATCACATCACTCATTGCGACACCCGGCTGATCCCGGACTGCGGCCATGCCCCGCACATGGAGCAGCCGGACCTGGCTATGGCCCAAATGACCGATTTTATCAAGGCCCATCTGGAATAA
- a CDS encoding YkvA family protein, whose product MTLKKSHKILLVLFGLIYLISPVDLIPEFLVPILGWVDDGVILYAIYHLVRYNRLPWNLFFNKKKKP is encoded by the coding sequence ATGACCTTGAAAAAATCTCACAAAATTCTGCTGGTCCTGTTTGGATTGATCTACCTGATCTCACCGGTGGACCTGATTCCTGAATTTCTGGTCCCCATTTTAGGATGGGTGGATGACGGGGTGATCCTTTATGCCATCTACCACTTGGTCCGTTACAACCGGCTGCCCTGGAATCTTTTTTTCAACAAAAAGAAAAAACCGTGA